A single region of the Anguilla rostrata isolate EN2019 chromosome 11, ASM1855537v3, whole genome shotgun sequence genome encodes:
- the LOC135234354 gene encoding suppressor of cytokine signaling 2-like — translation MGHTQCVSQTRESDTRTRSAEGRVETPDTRAVHKPAGVPVNTGRMILPNLIPEKSLIPIRLKDPGLEPRQRESTKDAFRGEGAMAQLAESGWYWGCITAAEAKQLLTEVMEGTFLLRDSSNPGYRLTLSVKTSLGPTHLRIAHSDGVFGFDSVVMARPRLRQFKGVVELVQHYAMAHRRPAGPQEQARAPEEEEAGGEEAPEAPTAPESTLQLRLTRPLYKSAPSLQHLCRIAINRHSRCHVDLPLPDRLKGYLLEYPFLL, via the exons ATGGGGCATACACAGTGTGTTTCGCAGACAAGGGAAAGTGATACACGAACTCGAAGTGCTGAGGGTCGGGTAGAGACCCCGGACACACGCGCAGTGCACAAGCCCGCCGGTGTTCCCGTTAACACGGGACGGATGATTCTTCCAAACCTCATACCCGAGAAATCCCTCATCCCAATCCGGCTCAAAGACCCCGGACTGGAACCACGGCAGAGAGAATCCACTAAGGATGCGTTTCGAGGGGAGGGTGCGATGGCCCAGCTTGCCGAGTCTG GCTGGTACTGGGGTTGCATCACTGCCGCAGAGGCCAAGCAGCTGCTGACAGAGGTCATGGAGGGGACCTTCCTCCTGCGGGACAGCTCCAATCCCGGGTACCGGCTCACCCTGTCGGTGAAGACCAGCCTGGGGCCCACCCACCTGCGCATCGCCCACTCGGACGGGGTGTTTGGCTTCGACTCGGTGGTGATGGCCCGGCCAAGGCTGCGGCAGTTCAAgggggtggtggagctggtgcaGCACTACGCCATGGCCCACCGCCGCCCCGCCGGTCCCCAGGAGCAGGCCCGAgccccggaggaggaggaggcggggggcgaGGAGGCCCCGGAGGCACCGACGGCCCCAGAGAGCACGCTCCAGCTCAGGCTGACCCGGCCCCTGTACAAGTCGGCCCCCAGCCTCCAGCACCTGTGCCGCATCGCCATCAACCGGCACTCTCGCTGCCATGTGGACCTGCCCCTGCCGGACAGGCTGAAGGGCTACCTGCTGGAGTACCCCTTTCTGCTGTAG